The genomic DNA TTTTAATTTAGAAAAATTTTAATATTAGTGATTATTAACTGTGAGTGAATAATAAATAAAACATATTCATTGTTAATGAACGAATCAGCATAAAGGAGGTGAAAACGTTAAAAAAGGAATAACTGCAAATAAAATCTTCATTTCTCTACTGATTCTTATCATGGTGTTCGTTTTTGGTGCTAGTGCTGTTTCTGCAGCTGATACTAGCCAATCCAGTGATTATGTACACAATCAAAATTTATCTTCAGATGAACCATCCAATATTACTATTTCTGGTCAGGTAAGTTATTGCTCAGATGGAAGCCCTTTTGAAGGGGCTGCAGTCTCAGTTGATGAAAATGGGACCCACATCACCAATACTACTACCCTAGCAGACGGTAGTTACACTTTAAACTTCCAGAGCATCAGCAAGGATTTCACATTAACTGCAAGTTACAATGGCCACAAACCAACATCCCAAGAAATCACTGTAGAAGCAAATTCGGATGGAAGTTACTATGGAATTGGAAACTTCAAACTAGGAAATAATGATGCATACGTCTATAAAGGATGGGAAACCGACTCTTCACAGATAATTACATTCTCAGATGGAACAAACATCGATGGAACTGCATCAAATGCTCGAACAACAATTGCATCAGGTATAACTTATGCTACAAGTCACCCTGGTGTAAATACAGTATACATCGCCCCGGGTACCTACAATGAACATGGTATAACTATCTCCTCATCTGTTAAATTATGTGGTGAAGATCCAAATACGACCATAATCGATGGCCAACACAATAGTGAGGGTATATTCACCGTAAACGCAGGAAATGTCACCATGGAAAACCTGACAATGGTTAATGGAAATCATTTTTATGGTGGTGCTATTTACAACACTGGAGGGAATTTGAACATTACTGACTGTATCTTCAAAAGCAACACTGCCGACGGTAGTCCTTATGGAATGGGTGGTGCTATCTACAATTACATTTCCCTTATTGTAAATATCACTAACTGTACTTTTGAGAGTAATTACGCAAGTGATTATGGTGGTGCTATTTCTAATGCGTGGAATTGTACTTGCAATGTGAATGGAAGTACTTTTATAAGTAATTCCGCTTCTACGAATGGTGGTGCTATCAGCAGTAATGGTCAATTAACGGTTATGAATAGTAATTTCGAAAATAACTCCGCTGGAACTGGTTACGGGAAAGGTCAAGGTGGAGCAATTGCCCGGAACGATGGAACCTGCGAGTTACATTTTAACAGATTCTATGGAAACACCGGAAGTACTGCTAGTGAAATTTTCTGTGGTGCTTCAAATCCTTCAGGAAGCGTGAATGCCACATACAACTGGTGGGGTTCAAATAACAGCCCTTCTACATTGAAATTTTATAGTATTGTTTACTATAGTCCCTGGATTGTCCTGACCG from Methanobacterium sp. Maddingley MBC34 includes the following:
- a CDS encoding hypothetical protein (TIGRFAM: Chlamydial polymorphic outer membrane protein repeat_SP) — encoded protein: MVFVFGASAVSAADTSQSSDYVHNQNLSSDEPSNITISGQVSYCSDGSPFEGAAVSVDENGTHITNTTTLADGSYTLNFQSISKDFTLTASYNGHKPTSQEITVEANSDGSYYGIGNFKLGNNDAYVYKGWETDSSQIITFSDGTNIDGTASNARTTIASGITYATSHPGVNTVYIAPGTYNEHGITISSSVKLCGEDPNTTIIDGQHNSEGIFTVNAGNVTMENLTMVNGNHFYGGAIYNTGGNLNITDCIFKSNTADGSPYGMGGAIYNYISLIVNITNCTFESNYASDYGGAISNAWNCTCNVNGSTFISNSASTNGGAISSNGQLTVMNSNFENNSAGTGYGKGQGGAIARNDGTCELHFNRFYGNTGSTASEIFCGASNPSGSVNATYNWWGSNNSPSTLKFYSIVYYSPWIVLTATANPTTIKQGESATITANLLYDNGILSHPNDLLSYYHDPANGHVPDGILATFSTSNVPSLGTLDPATSTTKNGTTTSSFRGTSAGTANINVNVDGVSKLVSVTIESVPVAADDTANTNEVTTLNGNVSTNDFPSTYGTNNWNLQNPPTHGTITFNSDGSYSYTPHNDYFGQDSFTYTISDQKPQTSNTATVTIHING